The following proteins come from a genomic window of Legionella cherrii:
- a CDS encoding DUF5638 domain-containing protein encodes MPVNHSKFEPRLNTCDQELQALFNDAEISKKMQQKIDAVKNYYNLSYTKAISPQKVEAIVSSYETFIQQLDQVKKGNLTPKKALETVASACESRKIGVLFHNLAKACELMFYAATAFSLYAGIFGIALPVLIVQPVLGVAVGITIVGGMLAAAYKALSCFSEFRSFSRHDAEYTNESGLIRFFKPEPQIDKLNPIAVNDDLELSCC; translated from the coding sequence ATGCCAGTTAATCATAGTAAATTTGAACCACGTTTAAACACCTGTGACCAAGAGTTACAAGCTCTATTTAATGATGCTGAAATTAGTAAAAAAATGCAGCAAAAAATAGACGCCGTAAAAAATTATTATAACCTTTCTTATACCAAAGCAATTTCGCCCCAAAAAGTCGAAGCGATTGTAAGCAGTTATGAAACCTTTATACAACAATTAGATCAGGTAAAAAAAGGGAATCTGACCCCAAAAAAGGCATTAGAGACAGTGGCAAGTGCCTGTGAATCAAGAAAAATTGGTGTTTTATTTCATAATCTCGCCAAAGCATGTGAGTTAATGTTCTATGCAGCAACCGCATTTTCCTTGTACGCAGGAATTTTTGGGATCGCACTTCCGGTGCTGATTGTCCAACCTGTTTTAGGGGTTGCAGTAGGAATAACCATTGTTGGAGGTATGCTTGCAGCGGCATACAAAGCATTATCGTGCTTTTCCGAATTTAGATCATTTAGCCGCCATGATGCTGAATATACCAATGAGTCAGGTTTAATTCGTTTCTTTAAACCAGAACCACAAATAGATAAACTTAATCCAATTGCAGTGAATGATGATTTAGAACTTTCTTGTTGCTAA
- the cmpA gene encoding C-OmpA-like family protein CmpA yields the protein MSLKRTKTRILCFGLITCLLSSCFHPPYNNFKPVHPMPKRVVTGAVVGTAVGAAATGHVAGALAGTVVGGTVGAIVGLNKASRRSIIKELNKENIEYVQYGDTMTLIVPVDKYFMFESPRLNEICYPGLENIIRLLKFYPLSPVYVAGFTDNVGSDHHKKLLSQAQAETMMTFLWANNIPAQLLKAEGYGDKNDVGDNKLIHGSAFNRRIEIQWFNSYGTKTCANCPAPVPSPVVYATK from the coding sequence ATGTCACTCAAACGAACTAAAACACGAATTCTCTGCTTTGGCTTAATCACCTGTTTACTGAGTAGTTGTTTTCATCCGCCTTATAATAATTTTAAACCCGTACATCCCATGCCCAAAAGAGTGGTTACCGGAGCAGTTGTGGGAACTGCCGTAGGTGCAGCGGCAACTGGACATGTGGCTGGCGCACTGGCAGGCACTGTTGTCGGTGGTACTGTGGGTGCCATTGTAGGCCTTAATAAAGCCAGTCGACGCAGTATCATTAAAGAATTAAACAAAGAAAACATTGAATACGTACAGTACGGCGATACGATGACCTTAATCGTACCTGTTGATAAATACTTTATGTTTGAAAGCCCCCGCCTTAATGAAATTTGTTATCCCGGTTTGGAAAATATTATCAGGTTATTGAAGTTTTACCCATTGAGTCCTGTTTATGTTGCGGGATTCACAGATAATGTAGGTTCAGATCACCATAAAAAATTATTGTCCCAAGCACAGGCTGAAACGATGATGACCTTTTTATGGGCTAATAATATTCCAGCTCAACTTCTTAAAGCAGAAGGTTATGGCGATAAAAATGATGTAGGTGATAATAAGTTGATTCATGGCAGCGCATTTAATCGACGCATTGAGATTCAATGGTTCAATAGTTATGGTACTAAGACTTGTGCAAACTGCCCAGCTCCAGTACCATCACCTGTAGTT